DNA sequence from the Actinomycetota bacterium genome:
AATAATTATAATTTATTCTTAATATTTGATATAATTTATCTAATAAAAATAATAATTTTTAGGAGGGAATATGTCTAATATTGCAGAGATTGAAGGAATTGGTCCACAGTATGCATCCAAACTTGCCGCAATAGGCATCAAAACAACAGAAAAACTGCTGAAAGAGGGAGCAACCGCAAAAGGGAGAAAGGCTATTGAAGAAAAATCCGGAATAGCCCACAAGCTTATTCTTGAATGGGTAAATCTTGCAGATCTGTTCAGGATCAAGGGTGTAGGCGAAGAGTATTCAGATCTTCTTGAGGAAGCAGGAGTAGATACTGTTGCTGAGCTTGCCAACAGGAATGCTGAAAATCTTTTTGCAAAAGTGACAGAAGTAAATGAAAAGAAAAAACTTGTGCGAAGACCTCCTACCGCAGACATGATAAAAGACTGGATAAATCAGGCTAAAAAGCTGGACAGGATAGTTGAATACTAAAAATATTTTTAGTTTTTACAAATCCTGCAAGAATTACTTCGCTTGCAGGATTTGTATTTACGCATTTTGACATTAAGCAGACAATTAAATAAAATATTGTCTTATTTTTATATTAGGAGCTTTTTATATCAAATAATTTTGATTTTTATTTCTGCAATGCCGGATTTGAGCTTTAAATTTAAAAAGTCTTTTAAGTGGGTAAATTGATGGATGATATTAAAGAAAAATCAGATTTTATAAGAGAAATAATCAGGCAGTATCTTGACAGTGAAAATACAGACAGAGATGATACCGGGAAAGCCGGAAAATCAAAGAGAATTCACACACGATTTCCTCCTGAGCCTAATGGTTATCTTCATATCGGGCATGCAAAAGCAATATGTCTGAATTTCGGACTTGCCAGTGAATTTGAAGGAAAATGCAATTTAAGATTTGATGATACCAATCCCACAAAAGAAGAACAGGAGTATGTTGATTCCATAAAGGAAGATATCAAATGGCTTGGTCTTGACTGGGAAGACAGAGAGTTTTATGCTTCAGATTATTTTGACAAGCTTTATGAATTTGCCATTATTCTTATAAAAAAAGGAAAAGCATATGTTTGCGATTTAAGCTCAGATGAGATTCGTGAATACAGAGGAACGCTCAAGGAACCGGGCAGGGAAAGCCCTTACAGAAATCGGAGCATTGATGAAAACTTAAGACTTTTCAAAGAGATGCAGGAAGGCAGATATCCGGATGGCGCAAAAGTTCTCAGGGCAAAGATAGATATGACTTCCCCGAATCTTAATATGCGCGATCCCATAATGTATCGCATCCTCCACAGAAGCCATCACCGGACAAAAGATAAGTGGTGCATTTATCCCACTTATGACTGGGCACATGGTCAGTCGGATTCTATTGAAGGTATTACGCATTCAATATGCACTCTTGAATTTGAAGACCACCGCCCCCTTTATGACTGGTTTATTGAGCAGCTTGAAATCCACCACCCGCAGCAGATAGAATTTGCGCGCCTTAATCTTACATATACAGTAATGAGCAAAAGGATGCTCCTGGAGCTTGTTGAGGGAAAACATGTAAGTGGCTGGGATGATCCGAGGATGCCGACAATATCAGGTATGCGAAGAAGAGGATACCCTCCTGAAGCGATAAGGAATTTTTGTTCGCAGATAGGGATTGCAAAAGCAGACAGCACCGTGGATTTTGCGTTTCTTGAATATTTTATAAGAGAGAATTTAAATAAAAATGCCTTAAGGGCTATGGCGGTTCTTAATCCCCTTAAAGTCATAATAGATAATTATCCTGAAGATTTGTCAGATGAACTGACAGCGATAAATAATCCGGAAGATGAAAGTGCAGGTACCAGAAAAATTCATTTTTCCAAAGTTATCTATATAGAAAAAGATGATTTCATGGAGAACCCGCCAGGCAAATTTTACAGGCTTGCCCCCGGAAGGGAAGTACGTCTGAGATATGCCTACTTCATAAAATGTGAACGTGTTGTAAAAAATGATAAGGGAGATATTATTGAAGTGCATTGCACTTACGACCCTCAGACAAAGGGCGGTGATGCTCCTGACGGTCGCAAAGTAAAGGCGACTCTTCACTGGGTAAGCGAGAAACACTCAATACCTGCAGAGGTTCGGCTTTATGATCATTTGTTTGGAGTTGAAAATCCTTACAAGGTGGAAGAAGGAGACAGTTTTAAGGACAATTTAAGTCCGGATTCACTTAAAATCTTAAAAGATTGCAGACTTGAACCATCGCTTCAGAATGTAAAGCCGGGAGATGTGTATCAGTTTGAAAGAATCGGATATTTCTGTGCAGATATCAATTCCACAAAGGAAAAAATCATATTTAACAGAACTGTCACCCTGAAGGATGAATGGGCAAAAATCAAAAAATCCGGTTAGCTTTCAAAATACGAGCCTATATTTTATATATACCTCTTTCCAAGAGCATCTGCCCAGTGCTCAGGAAATCTTTCATAGTAATACCGGCTTTCTCTTTTGGATTTTCTCCAGAATATTGAGCGGATAAGCGATGGCAGGCCCACCAGCGGAAGATAGAGCCATCCGAGCCATAGAGACTGTATGCTGTGGCCATATTCGTGTATAACAGAATGTCTGCTTTTAATGGAATTTGAATCAGGGATAAAAGCTTCTATTTTATTCAGAATTATGATGCCTGAAAGCGAAATCCCTCCGGGGAATCCTTCCACGAAATAAATATCAGCATCCTTATATCTTAATTTCCTGCTTCCGGGTTTCTTAAAAGATATAAAAAGCAAAAAAAACAACCCGAGAACCAACTGAGGCAGTTCCCATAATATAAATAATTTCCTGATCCAGTACTTATTAATCATTTAACCATTCCGGCATATATATGATAGGGATTTTAAATAACTTTTAGTTTTAAATGGCAGTATTATATTATTGTTATCCTGTTTTTGCCAAGCAGTTTGCTCTGCAGGAGTGCTTTATCAGCCAATTTAACCAGCTCATTAAAAGTTCTGCCATTTTTCATGCTTGATATACCAACACTTATTGTGAATCTTTCAAAAGCAGATTTTGCAGGAAGAGGCATTTCCTGAAGATTGTGCTGAATTTTCTGAGCAATGTTTAGCGACTCTTCGCTGCTTGCTTCAATAGGGGATATAATGAATTCATCTCCGCCATACCTGCCCTTAATATCCAGATCTCTTACTGATTTGTTTATCACTTTTGCAACAAATTTAAGAGCTTCATTTCCAACGGGATGTCCCTTAATGTCATTTATCTTTTTAAAATCATCTATATCAAACATTATTATCGAGAACTCTTTTTTAAATCTTTTGGATATCTCAAAATATTTCTGCAGATCTTTGAAAACACCACTATGATTTAAAAGTCCGGTAAGACTATCGTGTGAAGCCATATTCATTAATTTTTCATTTGCAATTCTAAGATTGCCTGCAAGCAAAGCCAGTGGTTCTATAAGACTTGTTTTTATGAGCAACATGTAAAAGAAAACATACGAACCTATTTTTACCAAATGGCCTGCTGCATTATATACTCCATAATCATCCCGATATAAAGTAAATAAAAATTCGCTTACGATAAAAAATCCAATAGAAATTGCTATATAGTAAAAACTTTTTTTCCCAAGTTTTTCCCTGTTAACCGAATAGAATACAAGAGCGAGTAAAAGGATAAATATTATTATGTATTCCATTATCTTTTTAAATAATGTAAGGCCCTGACCATCCACAAAAGTAGTTGGGAAAATCTTTAAAAACATTATAAAAACAACTGAAAGTATAAAATAAACGGAAGAAATCAGGGAAATTAATATCCTGCACCTTTTTGTTACAATCATGTTAACAATAAATGCTCCTGCAAGGAGACCTGCTGCCTGCACAAATCTTGCACTAATCCAGAGCTGAGAAGCAATATTAGTGCCACTGACAGGCAGAATATTCATACCTTTAAATGCAATTGTATGCAGCAAATCCAGAATAGCGCTTGTAAAAAATGTTGTCCCTATTAAAAGAATAAAGACATTGGAAGTAATATTGATGGTATTTATGGCAATGGCAAATACGAAAATTCCTATAGATATTGATATGAATTCAACAATTATATGGTAGAGCAGAAAGTTATATTGTGATAAAAAATAAAATACCACTGAAAGCAGTAATGCGATTATTGAATACACGGGAATTGCTATTTTTTTATTTTTCATTCTCTATGATAAAAGTATTTCTTTTTTGCTGTTAAAAAATAATATCAATTATTTTCTTAAATATAATTAATGCATGGTAAATATAGTAAAAATAAAAATGACTCAAAATCTTAATACATATTTAAAAAAAGCTATTTTACAAAAAGATATGGATTAAATCAATAAAAAATATTATTTAATAATATTTACTGATATCTTTTATTTATGGGTTTTGGATAATTATTTTTTTATTGATTTGCTTTCTGCCTGTCTGATGATTGCCTGATTGTCTTATTTTTTAATGTCTGACTATTTTTTTAGGGGTCCGACTACGGTTTATTTGTTATTGTTAAATGTCTTTATCTGCTCGGCTTTTTCATAAAGATAGACCCATCTCTGCATTTTCAGGGAGAGCTCCTGTTGAAGTTTTGTATGTTTTTCGGTCAGTTCCTTTATCTTTATGTGATCTGACCAGTTGTTTTCCATTTCTGAAGTTATCTCCCTGAGCCTGTTCTCAAGTTTTTCAATCTCCTCATCAATTACTGCAATCTCTCTTGTTTCTTTGTAGGTGAATTTGGGTTTTGGAGAAATTCCGGATTTCCGGCTGCCGGTGTTTTTCTGCAAGGACTTTTCTGACTGCTTTGTTTGTGATGATGATTGTTCTGTTTTCCCGGAGTGCTCCGAAAAGTCCAGCTTTACGTGCTGCGATTTTTCCATGCATCCGGTCTGTGCTGCTTCTTTTGGTTTATCTTTATTACCGCTTTTTGAAAATTGTTTTTCCGTCTTCTGATTTACTGTCTTCTGCCTGCCGGATGCCAGGCTTTTATCATATGCCTCAACACTTGTAAAAAACTCGATTTTACCGTCTCCTTTTACGGCAATAAGTCTGTCTGTTGTTTTTTCAAGAAAATATCTGTCATGTGAGGAAATAAGTACTGCTCCCCTGAAATAGCTTAAGTATTCTTCCAGGACTTCAAGAGTCTGGATGTCAAGATCGTTTGTAGGCTCATCAAGAAGAAGAACATTAGGTTTTTCCATGAGTACTTTTGCAAGAAGAAGCCTTCTTTTTTCTCCACCTGAAAGATTTTTTATATGGGTGTATCTCTGCACATCATCAAACAGAAACTGCTCAAGCATGCGGGCAGCCGAAATAGTCCTGCCATCTTCTGTCTGTACATATTCTGCAGTTTCCTTTATATAATCTATAGCTCTTAATGCAGGATCAAGATCTGTATTTTCCTGGCGGTAATATGCTATCCTGACCGTTTCACCAAAACCAATGGTCCCGCTGTCTGGAGAAAGTATCTGTGCTATAAGATTGAGCAGTGTTGTTTTACCGGCACCATTGGGACCGACAATTCCTATCCTGTCATCCGGACTTATTATCATGCTGAGGTTTTTTATCACTGCCTGTCCGTCAAAATATTTTGAAATATTATTTATTTCTATTGCTTTCCTGCCAAGACGGGTATATGCTACCGGAATTTCAATCTGCTCTTTTGATATTGTAATCTCTGAGTTCTTAATCTCTTCAAAACGCTGTATTCGCGCTTTCTGCTTTGTAGTCCTTGCTTTTGCCCCTCGCCGTATCCATGCAAGCTCATTTATATAAAGCCTTCTTCTTTTCTCCTCAGATGCTGCAAGGAATTCTTCACGCTGAGTCTTCTTCTCAAGAAAATATTCAAAATTGCCGTCGTATGAATATAGCTTTCCTTTGTCTATCTCTATAATGCGGTTGACGATACGGTTAAGAAAGTATCGGTCATGCGTGACAAGCAGGAGAGCGCCTTTTCGCTGTGATAAAAATTCTTCAAGCCAGCTTATAGTTTCAAGATCAATATGGTTTGTAGGCTCGTCAAGTATTAAAAGGTCAGCAGGTTGTATGAGCGCTTCTGCAAGGGTCACCCGTTTTCTCTGGCCTCCTGACAATTCTGAGATAATCCTGTTAGCATCTGTTATTCCCAGCCTGTCAAGAATAGTCTTTGCCTGAGCTTCCATATTCCATGCATCAAGGGAATCCATTTTTGATGTAAGCTCCATAAGTCTTGCCTGTATTTTTTCATCATCCGGGTTCCTGTTAAACCGATCAGATGCGTCTTCATATTCTCTTATAGTTCTTATTACAGGATTATCGCCCTGCAGTATATTATCTATTACGGATATATTTTCATCAAAGGAAGGTGTCTGGGAAAGAAACTGTATGCGCAGATTATTTCCCCTGGTTATCTTTCCTGAATCCGGAAGAATCTGTCCGCTTATAAGTTTTAAAAAAGTTGTCTTTCCTATACCGTTGACTCCTACCAGACCTATGCGATCTGAATCGTCGATACCCATTGAAAGATTCTCAAAAAGATTCTTCTCCGAAAATCCCTTAGAAACATTTTCCAGAGTTACAATATTCAAAATTTCTCTCCTCTTCAGCCCTCTCTTTCTCTTATTTCAACCTGTGACCTGAAAACAACCTTTTCACTCTTCTCATTAATTCCTTCTATATAAATAAGATTAGAGTCAAGGGCAGACATATCTTTATAAAGAACCAGTGTTTCTCCAGGCAATGCCTCATTTATATAATTGATTTCTATGCTTTTTGTCTCATATTTTTTGTGGTCTTCAACATTAAAACAATCCATGCCATAGTCTACATACCGGGAATTATTAAGATGTCCGTTAAAATCTATATCACTATACCCAATGACTTTCCTGTAAACAACCTCAAGCTTTTGCCCGAATGCCTTTAATTTACCCAGTCTGCAATCAATAGCTCTCTTGATGCCGGGAGTATTGGGGCTGTACCCAATAAGCTCAGTCTTAACAATTTTCCTTTGTGAGATATCTATAACCACCCAGTTTGATACTGCTGCAGCTATTATATTTCCTGCTGAATCCCTTGCCAGAAAATCTCTCTCAAAATCAAGCTTTCTCTGTTCCTGCTGCCATGTTTCTATTAAAATCTCTTCTCCAAAAAATGGATTTCTGAAAATTTCCACTTTTATTCTTGTCAGTATCCATGCAAAATTAAAATTATTTTTAAAATCCTCAATACCGAAACCGCGGTTTTCCACATCCATTTCAGCTGTTTCCTGAAAATAATTGAACAAAACGCTTAATTTTAAGGTTTTCATAAAATCAACGTCGCTTACCTCTATACGGTACTTCTTCTTATATGGTAGCACTATATCCATCTTTTAAACCCCTGCTTTTTTATGATTAAAATACTGATAAACTATTTTATACCAAAATATATTTTTTAAAATGTTTTATTGGTTTGTCTGTAAATATCTCACAATTTCCCATATATAACCCAATTCAATAAAGTTCAGCATCCTTATAATTTTTAAATAAGATACAAATATTATTGAAACCCGTTTTCAGTAATATCAACAAATATTGAAATTCCGGCTGCTATTAAGCATTATTAAAAGACGGAACCAGATCATGCGTCCTCAATTGTAAAAAAATTTTTACAATTGCTTTAAAATAATGTAAAATATATCGAACATTATGATTTACTATACAATTATTTGTAAGCTTTAATAGCTGGAATTGAAAATAGAAAAAGATTTAAACAGGCGAATTGGAAAGAATATAAAGTGGGCGCTAAAAGGGTCTGCCTTAAGCCAGAGTAAGGCAGCCGAAATGCTTGGCATATCAAGGCAGACCCTAAGCAACTACATGAGTGGCTCAACGCCCATTGATATAGATAAGCTCCTGAAGATAGCAGAGATTACAGGAAAAACAGCAAGCCGGTTTTACATGAATTTGGACTACGGGTATGTCCTATCAAATGATCCGGATCAGCTGATATCCGGCTTAAGAGATTTAACATCCATAATAAAAGCAAAAGAAGCCTTATTTGAAAGCTATGTATTTCGCTCAGACATCCCTATCCCGTCTGCCCTGAAAAACAAATTTGAGCAGAAAATAAGGCAGTATGCCGAAATAGAAAGAATAAATGAAATATCTTCCTATCAGTTCAAAATAGATTCTGCTCTGAACAAATTCGACAAGCCCCAGATAGAACTTATAGCCCAGAAAATAAGGGGATTATTTGAAATAGGCCCTGCAACATCCATATCAAATCCTGTCTATGAGCTTGAAAGAAATAATGTGAAAATAATTCAGTTTCCTGAAGACAATCAGGATATCTCAGGATTTTCTGCCCATAATGATGAGCTCGGGTACTGCATATATCTTAATTCCAAATGTACCATTGAGCGCCGATTCTTTACTGCTGCACATGAACTTGCCCACCTTATATTCCATAAAAAAGACTACATGCGCCAGGATAAAGCCGGGGTAGAACCTGACTCAGATACCGGCCCGGACCATAAAGCAGAAAACTTCACCGGCTCTGACACTGCTTCCTCCTCTCATGCCGATTCCGGACTAAATATAATCTATAAAGATAAAATAAAAGAAGACATAGCCGATGAATTTGCAGGCCTTTTTCTTGTTCCTTCCAATTCCCTTGCCTCATTCTGCAAAAACAATTTTATAGAAAACTTCATATTTGAAAATGTAATAATACTTAAAAAATATTTTAATGTTTCAGCAAAATGCATGATAAAAAGGCTCCTTAAAGAAGGCTGTATTTCAAAGCTTCAATACGCAGAACTAAATGAAGAAACTGATAAAAGAATAGACCCATATCATGAATATGAGCCAATCGAGAAAAGCCGGATTGTTGAAAATCACAGATTCAGAAACCTTGTCCACAGGGCTCTTGCAAATAAAAAAATAACAGAAAGCGAGGCAGCAGCTTATCTTAAAAATCCATGATGCAGGAAATCAGGCTATCAATTATCAATCACATTATCGTCAAAGGAATGGCTAAAATATAAATCTTAAAATAACCGGAATCATAATAATAAAGAATTAAAAAACAATAAAAATTAGAAGAA
Encoded proteins:
- a CDS encoding DUF4332 domain-containing protein, with the translated sequence MSNIAEIEGIGPQYASKLAAIGIKTTEKLLKEGATAKGRKAIEEKSGIAHKLILEWVNLADLFRIKGVGEEYSDLLEEAGVDTVAELANRNAENLFAKVTEVNEKKKLVRRPPTADMIKDWINQAKKLDRIVEY
- a CDS encoding diguanylate cyclase; protein product: MKNKKIAIPVYSIIALLLSVVFYFLSQYNFLLYHIIVEFISISIGIFVFAIAINTINITSNVFILLIGTTFFTSAILDLLHTIAFKGMNILPVSGTNIASQLWISARFVQAAGLLAGAFIVNMIVTKRCRILISLISSVYFILSVVFIMFLKIFPTTFVDGQGLTLFKKIMEYIIIFILLLALVFYSVNREKLGKKSFYYIAISIGFFIVSEFLFTLYRDDYGVYNAAGHLVKIGSYVFFYMLLIKTSLIEPLALLAGNLRIANEKLMNMASHDSLTGLLNHSGVFKDLQKYFEISKRFKKEFSIIMFDIDDFKKINDIKGHPVGNEALKFVAKVINKSVRDLDIKGRYGGDEFIISPIEASSEESLNIAQKIQHNLQEMPLPAKSAFERFTISVGISSMKNGRTFNELVKLADKALLQSKLLGKNRITII
- a CDS encoding helix-turn-helix domain-containing protein, with product MKIEKDLNRRIGKNIKWALKGSALSQSKAAEMLGISRQTLSNYMSGSTPIDIDKLLKIAEITGKTASRFYMNLDYGYVLSNDPDQLISGLRDLTSIIKAKEALFESYVFRSDIPIPSALKNKFEQKIRQYAEIERINEISSYQFKIDSALNKFDKPQIELIAQKIRGLFEIGPATSISNPVYELERNNVKIIQFPEDNQDISGFSAHNDELGYCIYLNSKCTIERRFFTAAHELAHLIFHKKDYMRQDKAGVEPDSDTGPDHKAENFTGSDTASSSHADSGLNIIYKDKIKEDIADEFAGLFLVPSNSLASFCKNNFIENFIFENVIILKKYFNVSAKCMIKRLLKEGCISKLQYAELNEETDKRIDPYHEYEPIEKSRIVENHRFRNLVHRALANKKITESEAAAYLKNP
- a CDS encoding glutamine--tRNA ligase/YqeY domain fusion protein; translated protein: MDDIKEKSDFIREIIRQYLDSENTDRDDTGKAGKSKRIHTRFPPEPNGYLHIGHAKAICLNFGLASEFEGKCNLRFDDTNPTKEEQEYVDSIKEDIKWLGLDWEDREFYASDYFDKLYEFAIILIKKGKAYVCDLSSDEIREYRGTLKEPGRESPYRNRSIDENLRLFKEMQEGRYPDGAKVLRAKIDMTSPNLNMRDPIMYRILHRSHHRTKDKWCIYPTYDWAHGQSDSIEGITHSICTLEFEDHRPLYDWFIEQLEIHHPQQIEFARLNLTYTVMSKRMLLELVEGKHVSGWDDPRMPTISGMRRRGYPPEAIRNFCSQIGIAKADSTVDFAFLEYFIRENLNKNALRAMAVLNPLKVIIDNYPEDLSDELTAINNPEDESAGTRKIHFSKVIYIEKDDFMENPPGKFYRLAPGREVRLRYAYFIKCERVVKNDKGDIIEVHCTYDPQTKGGDAPDGRKVKATLHWVSEKHSIPAEVRLYDHLFGVENPYKVEEGDSFKDNLSPDSLKILKDCRLEPSLQNVKPGDVYQFERIGYFCADINSTKEKIIFNRTVTLKDEWAKIKKSG
- a CDS encoding acyl-ACP thioesterase translates to MDIVLPYKKKYRIEVSDVDFMKTLKLSVLFNYFQETAEMDVENRGFGIEDFKNNFNFAWILTRIKVEIFRNPFFGEEILIETWQQEQRKLDFERDFLARDSAGNIIAAAVSNWVVIDISQRKIVKTELIGYSPNTPGIKRAIDCRLGKLKAFGQKLEVVYRKVIGYSDIDFNGHLNNSRYVDYGMDCFNVEDHKKYETKSIEINYINEALPGETLVLYKDMSALDSNLIYIEGINEKSEKVVFRSQVEIREREG
- a CDS encoding ABC-F family ATP-binding cassette domain-containing protein, with amino-acid sequence MNIVTLENVSKGFSEKNLFENLSMGIDDSDRIGLVGVNGIGKTTFLKLISGQILPDSGKITRGNNLRIQFLSQTPSFDENISVIDNILQGDNPVIRTIREYEDASDRFNRNPDDEKIQARLMELTSKMDSLDAWNMEAQAKTILDRLGITDANRIISELSGGQRKRVTLAEALIQPADLLILDEPTNHIDLETISWLEEFLSQRKGALLLVTHDRYFLNRIVNRIIEIDKGKLYSYDGNFEYFLEKKTQREEFLAASEEKRRRLYINELAWIRRGAKARTTKQKARIQRFEEIKNSEITISKEQIEIPVAYTRLGRKAIEINNISKYFDGQAVIKNLSMIISPDDRIGIVGPNGAGKTTLLNLIAQILSPDSGTIGFGETVRIAYYRQENTDLDPALRAIDYIKETAEYVQTEDGRTISAARMLEQFLFDDVQRYTHIKNLSGGEKRRLLLAKVLMEKPNVLLLDEPTNDLDIQTLEVLEEYLSYFRGAVLISSHDRYFLEKTTDRLIAVKGDGKIEFFTSVEAYDKSLASGRQKTVNQKTEKQFSKSGNKDKPKEAAQTGCMEKSQHVKLDFSEHSGKTEQSSSQTKQSEKSLQKNTGSRKSGISPKPKFTYKETREIAVIDEEIEKLENRLREITSEMENNWSDHIKIKELTEKHTKLQQELSLKMQRWVYLYEKAEQIKTFNNNK